The following are encoded together in the Daphnia magna isolate NIES linkage group LG8, ASM2063170v1.1, whole genome shotgun sequence genome:
- the LOC116928778 gene encoding NAD(P) transhydrogenase, mitochondrial: protein MAGVLRVSLNIQGQVQSPLFCSVRGLRTYARPLRKDAKQAEPIKGIPYKNLTIGVPKEIWSNERRVALTPAVTATLVKKGFTVNVESGAGIEARFRNDDYAAAGGKLTDKNTALKSDIVLKVRQPLETEIGLLKEHGNIISFLYPALNKPLVGKMAERKLTAFAMDAIPRISRAQVFDALSSMANIAGYRAVVEAANHFGRFFTGQITAAGKVPPAKILVIGGGVAGLAAIGQAKNMGAIVRAFDTRAAVKEQVESMGAEFLEVNIKESGDGAGGYAKVMSKEFIEAEMALFAKQAKEVDVIITTALIPGQKAPTLITKAMIESMKPGSVVVDLAAEAGGNIETIKPGEIYTYKDVVHIGLTDFPSRLPTQASTLYANNISKFFLSMGEKDHFNINLEDEVVRGAIVLKDGQLLWPAPPVAVSAQPQAQAAKPAEKVAPPPPDYFNMTLKDSLMYTGGLGSLMALGMNAPNPAFTTMTTTLGLGCIVGYHTVWGVTPALHSPLMSVTNAISGITAVGGLLQMGGGYFPSNTAQSLAASAAFISSINIFGGFLVTKRMLDMFRRPTDPPEFYYLYGIPASVFLGSYGWGVHMGYPEVHQMAYLASSLCCVGALAGLSSQKTSRIGNILGQIGVSGGIAATLGLMSPNMDTLTQMAACMGVGGAIGTVIAKKIEITDLPQLVAAFHSLVGAAAVLTCLSTYIVDFPHFATDPAANVIKTALFLGTFIGGVTFSGSLIAYGKLQGMLNSSPLLLPGRHAMNSALMLGNVGAMGYYFYDPSFVAGMSMLGTTTALSTIMGVTLTAAIGGADMPVVITVLNSYSGWALCAEGFMLNNNLMTIVGALIGSSGAILSYIMCKAMNRSLPNVILGGYGTSSTAGGKPMEITGTHTEVNVDNTVEMITNAKNIIITPGYGLCVAKAQYPVAEMVSLLKSKGKNVRFGIHPVAGRMPGQLNVLLAEAGVPYDVVLEMDEINDDFKETDLVLVIGANDTVNSAAEEDPNSIIAGMPVLKVWLSQQVIVMKRSMGVGYAAVDNPIFYKPNAAMLLGDAKKTCDSLLSKIKEHYESQ, encoded by the exons ATGGCCGGCGTATTACGTGTTTCCTTAAACATCCAAGGGCAGGTGCAATCACCCTTGTTCTGTTCGGTTCGTGGGCTCCGTACATATGCTAGACCACTACGCAAGGATGCCAAGCAGGCTGAGCCAATCAAAGGAATTCCCTACAAAAATCTAACCATTGGTGTTCCTAAAGAAATTTGGAGCAATGAGCGAAG AGTTGCTCTGACCCCAGCAGTGACAGCAACCCTAGTCAAAAAGGGTTTCACCGTCAATGTTGAGTCAGGAGCAGGTATTGAAGCTCGTTTCCGCAATGATGACTATGCTGCTGCAGGAGGTAAACTCACTGACAAGAACACTGCCTTAAAATCTG ACATTGTTTTGAAAGTGAGACAACCCTTAGAAACAGAAATTGGTTTACTAAAAGAACATGGCAACATTATATCATTCCTCTACCCCGCTCTCAATAAACCTTTGGTTGGTAAAATGGCTGAAAGAAAACTGACAGCTTTTG CTATGGATGCCATTCCCCGCATCTCCAGAGCACAGGTGTTCGATGCTCTCAGTTCCATGGCAAATATTGCCGGTTACAGGGCAGTAGTCGAAGCCGCAAACCATTTCGGTCGTTTTTTTACAGGACAAATCACGGCCGCTGGCAAAGTGCCGCCTGCCAAAATTCTAGTCATTGGTGGTGGCGTTGCTGGTCTGGCAGCTATCGGTCAAGCGAAAAACATGGGGGCCATTGTGCGTGCGTTTGATACCCGAGCGGCCGTAAAAGAACAGGTTGAATCTATGGGCGCCGAGTTTCTTGAAGTCAACATTAAG GAATCTGGAGATGGAGCCGGCGGATATGCCAAAGTCATGTCAAAGGAATTTATCGAAGCTGAAATGGCGCTGTTTGCTAAACAGGCAAAGGAAGTCGATGTCATCATCACGACCGCGTTGATCCCAGGCCAGAAAGCCCCGACGCTCATCACCAAGGCCATGATCGAATCAATGAAACCTGGTTCGGTTGTTGTTGACTTGGCAGCGGAAGCTGGTGGCAACATTGAGACTATTAAGCCAGGAGAGATCTACACTTACAAA GATGTAGTCCACATTGGTCTTACCGATTTTCCTAGCCGTCTGCCAACTCAGGCCTCTACTTTGTACGCCAACAATATTTCCAAATTCTTCCTGTCCATGGGTGAGAAAGATCACTTTAACATCAACTTGGAGGACGAAGTTGTTCGTGGAGCCATTGTCTTGAAGGACGGTCAGCTCTTGTGGCCTGCCCCACCTGTGGCAGTTTCCGCACAACCTCAAGCTCAAGCG GCGAAACCGGCAGAGAAAGTTGCACCACCGCCACCAGACTATTTCAACATGACCCTGAAGGATTCTTTGATGTACACCGGAGGACTTGGATCGTTGATGGCACTCGGCATGAATGCTCCTAATCCGGCTTTTACTACCATGACTACGACTTTAGGTCTGGGTTGCATCGTCGGTTATCATACAGTATGGGGAGTTACCCCAGCCCTGCATTCGCCTCTCATGTCCGTCACCAATGCCATTTCCGGCATTACTGCGGTCGGCGGTCTCCTCCAAATGGGTGGCGGCTATTTCCCATCTAACACTGCCCAGTCATTGGCTGCTAGTGCTGCATTCATCTCGTCAATCAACATTTTCGGTGGCTTCCTGGTCACCAAAAGGATGCTTGACATGTTCAGGAGACCga CTGACCCACCCGAGTTTTACTACTTGTACGGAATTCCGGCTTCGGTCTTCCTCGGCAGCTATGGCTGGGGTGTACACATGGGATATCCTGAAGTGCATCAGATGGCATACCTTGCATCGTCCCTCTGCTGCGTAGGTGCATTGGCTGGCCTCAGCTCACAGAAGACTTCGCGTATTGGCAACATCCTCGGACAGATTGGTGTTTCTGGTGGTATTGCCGCCACTCTGGGCTTGATGAGTCCCAACATGGACACCCTCACTCAAATGGCTGCGTGCATGGGTGTTGGTGGAGCAATTGGCACGGTCATTGCCAAAAAGATTGAAATCACCGATCTGCCTCAACTAGTCGCCGCCTTCCATTCGTTGGTCGGAGCTGCTGCCGTCCTCACTTGCTTGAGCACATACATTGTCGACTTCCCACACTTTGCCACCGATCCAGCTGCCAACGTCATTAAGACAGCTTTGTTCCTGGGCACATTCATCGGCGGCGTTACATTCAGTGGCTCTCTCATCGCTTATGGAAAATTACAG gGTATGTTGAATTCATCTCCTCTCCTGCTTCCTGGTCGTCACGCCATGAATTCTGCGCTTATGTTGGGCAACGTTGGTGCGATGGGTTACTACTTCTACGATCCGTCGTTTGTTGCTGGTATGTCTATGCTGGGAACAACCACAGCACTGTCGACCATCATGGGTGTCACCCTGACCGCAGCCATTGGAGGTGCTGACATGCCTGTCGTCATCACCGTCCTCAACAGCTACTCTGGCTGGGCTCTCTGCGCTGAAGGTTTCATGTTGAACAACAACTTGATGACCATCGTCGGTGCTCTCATTGGCTCTTCCGGTGCAATTCTGTCCTACATCATGTGCAAAGCTATGAACCGTTCCTTGCCCAACGTCATTCTCGGTGGTTATg GTACGTCTTCCACGGCCGGAGGTAAGCCAATGGAAATCACTGGTACTCACACCGAAGTGAACGTTGACAACACTGTTGAGATGATTACCAATGCCAAGAACATCATCATCACACCTGGTTACGGTTTGTGCGTTGCCAAGGCTCAATATCCCGTTGCCGAAATGGTTAGTCTTTTGAAGAGTAAAGGAAAGAATGTCCGCTTCGGCATCCACCCAGTTGCCGGTCGTATGCCTGGCCAATTGAACGTCCTCCTAGCTGAAGCCGGAGTTCCTTACGATGTTGTTTTAGAAATGGATGAGATCAACGATGACTTCAAG GAAACCGACTTGGTGCTCGTTATTGGAGCCAATGACACAGTCAACAGTGCCGCTGAAGAAGATCCTAATTCCATCATCGCAGGCATGCCTGTTCTGAAAGTGTGGCTGTCCCAACAGGTCATCGTCATGAAGCGTTCGATGGGCGTTGGTTACGCCGCTGTAGACAATCCGATTTTTTACAAGCCCAATGCTGCCATGTTGTTGGGTGATGCTAAAAAGACGTGCGATTCTTTGCTTAGCAAAATCAAGGAACATTACGAATCGCAATAG
- the LOC116928614 gene encoding isocitrate dehydrogenase [NADP], mitochondrial: MAGNLAKIGKVLGQLSTSSTKVCAPAVATQNRNYGTGKRIEVARPVVDLDGDEMTRIIWEKIKETLIFPYLKIETLYYDLGLPYRDQTDDQVTFDAAYAILKHNVGIKCATITPDEQRVEEFKLKKMWPSPNGTIRNILGGTVFREPILCKTIPRIVPGWTKPIVIGRHAFGDQYKATDFVVPKAGKVELVFTPKDGSQPVHYPMYEFKDGGVAMGMYNTDESITAFAHSSFQMAINKKYPLYMSTKNTILKRYDGRFKDIFQDIYEKTYESDFKKLGIWYEHRLIDDMVAQGIKSSGGFVWACKNYDGDVQSDVVAQGYGSLGLMTSVLICPDGKTVESEAAHGTVTRHYREHQKGKSTSTNPIASIFAWTRGLEHRAKLDNNAELARFAQLLEKSCVDVVDSGKMTKDLAICVHGMSNTKEGMYLNTMDFLNAISEDLSKKMSS; the protein is encoded by the exons ATGGCAGGAAACCTCGCTAAAATCGGTAAAGTGCTTGGACAACTAAGCACTTCATCAACTAAAGTATGCGCTCCAGCTGTTGCTACACAAAATCGCAACT atGGTACCGGAAAAAGGATTGAAGTTGCACGACCCGTTGTCGACCTTGATGGAGATGAAATGACTCGCATCatttgggaaaaaattaaGGAAACCCTGATTTTTCCTTATTTAAAG ATTGAAACACTCTACTATGATCTTGGACTTCCATACCGTGACCAGACTGATGATCAAGTCACTTTCGATGCAGCTTATGCCATCTTGAAACACAATGTTGGCATCAAGTGTGCT ACTATCACACCTGATGAACAACGTGTTGAAG AATTTAAACTTAAGAAAATGTGGCCTAGCCCGAACGGAACGATCCGTAACATCTTGGGAGGCACTGTTTTCCGCGAACCTATCCTTTGCAAAACTATCCCCCGTATCGTGCCCGGGTGGACTAAGCCCATTGTCATTGGTCGTCACGCTTTTGGTGACCAGTACAAGGCCACAGACTTCGTTGTTCCTAAAGCCGGAAAAGTTGAACTAGTCTTCACTCCAAAAGATGGATCTCAGCCTGTCCATTATCCTATGTATGAATTCAAAGATGGGGGTGTCGCCATGGGAATGTACAATACGGACGAATCGATCACCGCTTTCGCCCACTCTAGCTTCCAG ATGGCCATTAACAAGAAATACCCGCTATACATGTCTACCAAAAACACAATCCTGAAGCGATATGATGGTCGTTTCAAGGATATTTTCCAAGATATCTATGAAAA GACATACGAGTCTGACTTCAAGAAACTTGGCATCTGGTATGAGCACCGTCTGATTGACGATATGGTTGCTCAAGGAATCAAAAGTTCCGGGGGGTTCGTATGGGCCTGCAAGAACTATGATGGTGATGTCCAGTCCGATGTCGTTGCACAGGGTTACGGATCTCTTGGTTTGATGACATCAGTATTGATTTGCCCTGATGGAAAGACCGTAGAATCTGAAGCTGCCCACGGAACTGTCACCCGCCATTACAG AGAACACCAGAAAGGCAAGTCCACCTCAACCAACCCAATTGCCTCCATCTTCGCGTGGACCCGTGGTTTGGAGCACCGTGCTAAGTTGGACAATAACGCTGAACTGGCCCGCTTTGCTCAGTTGCTCGAGAAGTCTTGCGTTGATGTTGTCGACTCTGGAAAGATGACTAAAGATCTTGCCATTTGCGTTCATGGCATGTCTAATACCAAGGAAGGCATGTACTTGAACACCATGGATTTCCTTAATGCCATATCAGAAGATTTGAGCAAAAAAATGTCCAGCTAA
- the LOC116928812 gene encoding keratin, type I cytoskeletal 10, with the protein MEFLVCIKRRATLTEIVTSFNSSFAKDIRKYFTVMLSFKIALIFAVLLAVVYCQEAANGDLEMAESKGKKHMSSGSSYGGSSGYGGGSHYGGGSSYGSSSGYGGGKSKGKGVKGKGGKGKGKGGSSYGGMGGY; encoded by the exons ATGGAGTTTTTGGTTTGTATAAAAAGGAGGGCCACTCTAACTGAAATCGTCACATCTTTTAACTCCTCGTTCGCTAAAGACATACGAAAATACTTTACAGTAATGCTTTCTTTCAAA ATTGCGCTAATCTTTGCGGTGCTGCTGGCAGTGGTTTACTGCCAAGAGGCGGCCAATGGAGATTTAGAGATGGCTGAGTCTAAAGGCAAGAAACATATGAGTTCTGGCAGCAGTTATGGAGGTAGCAGCGGCTATGGCGGAGGAAGCCACTATGGAGGCGGAAGTAGCTATGGAAGTAGCAGTGGTTACGGTGGCg GAAAAAGCAAAGGAAAAGGTGTAAAAGGCAAAGGAGGgaagggaaaaggaaaaggag GCAGTAGCTACGGCGGAATGGGCGGATATTAA